One Cervus canadensis isolate Bull #8, Minnesota chromosome 13, ASM1932006v1, whole genome shotgun sequence DNA segment encodes these proteins:
- the CTNNBIP1 gene encoding beta-catenin-interacting protein 1 isoform X1 — MNREGAPGKSPEEMYIQQKVRVLLMLRKMGSNLTASEEEFLRTYAGVVNSQLSQLPQHSIDQGESIDQGAEDVVMAFSRSETEDRRQ, encoded by the exons ATGAACCGCGAGGGGGCCCCCGGGAAGAGTCCGGAGGAGATGTACATTCAGCAGAAGGTCCGAGTGCTGCTCATGCTGAGGAAGATGGGCTCCAAC CTGACGGCCAGCGAGGAGGAGTTCCTTCGCACCTACGCAGGGGTGGTCAACAGCCAGCTCAGCCAGCTGCCCCAGCACTCCATCGACCAGGGTGAGTCCATCGACCAGG GTGCGGAGGACGTAGTGATGGCGTTTTCCAGGTCGGAGACGGAGGACCGGAGGCAGTAG
- the CTNNBIP1 gene encoding beta-catenin-interacting protein 1 isoform X2: MNREGAPGKSPEEMYIQQKVRVLLMLRKMGSNLTASEEEFLRTYAGVVNSQLSQLPQHSIDQGAEDVVMAFSRSETEDRRQ; this comes from the exons ATGAACCGCGAGGGGGCCCCCGGGAAGAGTCCGGAGGAGATGTACATTCAGCAGAAGGTCCGAGTGCTGCTCATGCTGAGGAAGATGGGCTCCAAC CTGACGGCCAGCGAGGAGGAGTTCCTTCGCACCTACGCAGGGGTGGTCAACAGCCAGCTCAGCCAGCTGCCCCAGCACTCCATCGACCAGG GTGCGGAGGACGTAGTGATGGCGTTTTCCAGGTCGGAGACGGAGGACCGGAGGCAGTAG